The following coding sequences lie in one Solirubrobacterales bacterium genomic window:
- a CDS encoding ACT domain-containing protein has protein sequence MAKDLTVVLQDRPGELARLGQATGEAGVNIQGMCAFTGEGRGIIHILVDDAKAAVARKALEDTGMGVADEREVLVVDVEDRPGTLGELARTLGEAGVNIELAYTTFGGVKLVIASDDIASARAALD, from the coding sequence ATGGCGAAGGATTTGACGGTGGTTCTCCAGGATCGGCCAGGCGAGCTGGCTCGTCTGGGCCAAGCAACGGGCGAGGCGGGGGTGAACATCCAGGGGATGTGCGCGTTCACCGGCGAGGGGCGGGGGATCATCCACATCCTGGTCGACGACGCCAAGGCGGCCGTGGCGAGGAAGGCACTCGAGGACACGGGCATGGGCGTCGCCGACGAGCGCGAGGTGCTGGTAGTCGACGTCGAGGATCGGCCTGGGACGCTCGGCGAGCTCGCCCGCACCCTTGGCGAGGCCGGCGTCAACATCGAGCTCGCCTACACGACCTTCGGCGGCGTGAAGCTCGTGATCGCGAGCGACGACATCGCCAGCGCCCGAGCCGCGCTGGACTGA
- a CDS encoding thioredoxin domain-containing protein, translated as MANRLAEETSPYLLQHKDNPVEWYAWGPEALERAKREDKPILLSIGYSACHWCHVMERESFEDTDTAGYMNEHFVCVKVDREERPDLDSIYMEAVQGMTGHGGWPLTAFLDPEGVPFYGGTYFPPEPRHGMPSFRMVMEAVVESWSTQREGIRAAAARIREQLAAVGRLEPSVELLNPDLVREAVNGLREMADLRHGGFGGAPKFPPAAALELLLTHGANDVVEVTLDAMAHGGIHDQIGGGFARYSVDQVWLVPHFEKMLYDNALLARVYLHGWQALGHERWRAVATDTLNWALREMRGPEGGFYSALDADSEGEEGRFYIWTPEQVRDALGAAGVGDASDQVIAYFGVTEDGNFEGRNILHLPGGPDAEPPARLDEARRALRESRSNRVWPGLDDKRLCSWNALMIAALADAGADLGRDDYLDAARRCAEFVWTQMRSGDGRLRRSWKDGEARLSAYLEDYAYLVEALLTLYEATFEARWFESARQTADLMIELFADPERGGFFTTAHDHERLIARRKDVDDHPIPSGNSSAAYALLRLAALTGEREYERHAVGVFRLLHQAATRYPQGLAHLLRGMDFHFASVKEVALVAPAVDGDGGPDAGAARAVAPLAAVVRSRFRPHLVLAGGTEGTEQPELMRERSAVDGRPAAYVCENFACQRPVTEPEDLATALA; from the coding sequence ATGGCGAACCGGCTCGCGGAGGAGACCAGTCCCTACCTCCTTCAGCACAAGGACAACCCAGTCGAGTGGTACGCGTGGGGACCCGAGGCGCTGGAGCGGGCCAAGCGCGAGGACAAGCCGATCCTGCTCTCGATCGGCTACTCGGCCTGCCATTGGTGCCACGTGATGGAGAGGGAGTCGTTCGAGGACACCGACACCGCGGGCTACATGAACGAGCACTTCGTCTGCGTGAAGGTCGACCGGGAGGAGCGCCCCGACCTGGACTCGATCTATATGGAGGCGGTGCAGGGGATGACCGGTCACGGGGGGTGGCCCTTGACCGCCTTTCTCGATCCCGAGGGTGTGCCGTTCTACGGCGGCACGTACTTCCCGCCCGAGCCGCGCCACGGGATGCCGAGCTTCCGCATGGTGATGGAGGCGGTGGTCGAGTCGTGGAGCACGCAGCGGGAGGGGATCCGCGCCGCTGCCGCGCGGATCCGCGAGCAGCTCGCGGCCGTCGGCCGGCTGGAGCCCTCCGTCGAGCTCCTCAACCCCGATCTCGTGCGCGAGGCCGTGAACGGACTGCGAGAGATGGCTGACCTGCGCCATGGCGGGTTTGGCGGAGCGCCCAAGTTCCCCCCTGCGGCGGCGCTCGAGCTGCTCCTGACGCACGGCGCCAACGACGTGGTCGAGGTGACGCTGGACGCGATGGCGCACGGTGGCATCCACGACCAGATCGGTGGCGGGTTTGCCCGCTATTCCGTCGACCAGGTCTGGCTCGTCCCCCACTTCGAGAAGATGCTCTACGACAACGCTCTGCTTGCCCGCGTCTACCTGCACGGCTGGCAGGCGCTGGGCCACGAGCGTTGGCGCGCCGTCGCCACCGACACACTCAACTGGGCGCTGCGCGAGATGCGCGGGCCGGAGGGCGGCTTCTACTCGGCGCTCGACGCCGACTCCGAGGGGGAGGAGGGCCGCTTCTACATCTGGACGCCGGAGCAGGTCCGGGACGCGCTCGGGGCTGCCGGCGTGGGAGACGCGTCCGACCAGGTGATCGCGTACTTCGGGGTCACGGAGGACGGAAACTTCGAAGGGCGCAACATCCTTCACCTGCCCGGCGGCCCCGACGCAGAGCCGCCGGCACGCCTGGACGAGGCCCGCCGGGCGCTCCGTGAGAGCCGTTCCAATCGCGTCTGGCCCGGCCTCGACGACAAGCGGCTCTGCTCGTGGAACGCCCTCATGATCGCGGCGCTCGCCGACGCCGGCGCCGACCTGGGCCGCGACGACTATCTCGACGCCGCACGCCGCTGCGCAGAGTTCGTCTGGACCCAGATGCGCTCCGGCGACGGGCGCCTGCGCCGCTCCTGGAAGGACGGCGAGGCTCGCCTCAGCGCCTACCTGGAGGACTACGCGTACCTGGTGGAAGCGCTGCTGACGCTGTATGAGGCGACGTTCGAGGCTCGATGGTTCGAGTCCGCGCGGCAGACCGCAGACCTGATGATCGAGCTGTTTGCCGATCCCGAGCGCGGCGGCTTCTTCACGACTGCCCACGACCACGAGCGGCTGATCGCGCGCCGCAAGGACGTCGACGACCACCCGATCCCGTCAGGCAACTCGTCGGCCGCCTACGCCCTCCTGCGACTCGCCGCTCTGACAGGCGAGCGCGAGTACGAGCGCCACGCGGTGGGCGTCTTCCGCCTCCTGCACCAGGCGGCGACCCGCTATCCCCAGGGGCTGGCCCACCTCCTGCGCGGCATGGACTTCCACTTTGCCTCGGTCAAGGAAGTGGCCCTGGTGGCCCCGGCGGTCGATGGCGACGGCGGACCGGACGCAGGGGCCGCGCGTGCCGTCGCCCCCCTGGCCGCCGTGGTCCGCTCCCGCTTTCGGCCCCACCTGGTTCTCGCCGGCGGGACCGAGGGCACCGAGCAGCCCGAGCTGATGCGGGAGCGTTCGGCCGTCGACGGCAGGCCGGCCGCCTATGTGTGCGAGAACTTCGCTTGCCAGCGCCCGGTCACAGAGCCCGAGGACCTCGCTACAGCCCTGGCTTGA
- a CDS encoding DUF2945 domain-containing protein, with translation MAQELRRGDRVEWNFRGAKVVGTVRRKLTSRTVVNGRVVAASKEDPRYLVRSKKTGKETTRRGATLRRIE, from the coding sequence ATGGCTCAGGAGCTGAGGCGAGGCGACCGGGTGGAGTGGAACTTTCGCGGCGCGAAGGTCGTCGGCACCGTGCGAAGGAAGCTCACCTCCCGCACGGTCGTCAACGGCCGCGTGGTTGCGGCGTCGAAGGAGGATCCTCGTTATCTGGTCCGGAGCAAGAAGACCGGCAAGGAAACGACCCGTCGGGGTGCGACGCTTCGCCGAATCGAGTGA